The Streptomyces sp. R28 region AGCGGCATGGGGAGGAGCGTAGGCCTGCGGGTGCCTGAATCGCAGATGTTTTCGAACATCGGGTGCTTCGGGGCAGGTGAGGTGAGGTGAGGTGAGGTGGGGTGAGGTGAGGGGGGTTGGGCGGGCGAGGAGGGTGAGAAGGGCTAGGCAGGCGAGGTTCAGCGGCTGCGACCCTCGACCGCCGAAGCGATGTCGTCCAGGTCCTTCGCGACCGCCTTGCTCACCGCCCGTGCGCCCACGCCGCCCAGGATCCTCGCGAGCAGGCGCGTGGCGCCGCCGGAGGCCACGGCCGTGAACGTCATGCGGACCGTCGTCGCCGACGGGCCGTCCGGCCGCAGCAGCCATTCCGAGACGTAGTGCGTGCCGTGAGACTCGGCCTCCACCACAAAGCATTCGGGCGGTTCGCTGGCGGTCACCCACATCTCCTCGGTGGCTTCCCTGCCGAACATGCGCCGGGTCTCCCGCCACCGCGTACCGACGCCGAAGGCCCCCTCCGTGATGACTTCGACGTGCGTGACACCGCTGAGGACGTGCTCCATTCCCCTCAGGTCGGTCAGCGACTCCCAGACAGGGCCCTGGCCTGCGGCGATGCGCCGCTCCACGACGACGCTTCGGCTGCTCGTGCCACCCATCACGCCCATGACACCCATGAAAGCAGCAGGGTCCGTCAGCCGCGCGACGACCGAGCGCCGCGGGCGGAGGGCGCGCGAGTCAAACCAGTTCGGGTTGCGGTTCCGGCCGTGGCGCTGGTGCGGTCTTCGGCTCCCACGTTGTGGTGGTCCGCACATAGCCGTAGATCACGGAAATCATCGCCAGAATGAGAAGTGGTCCGAACACCCACGGATGTGCGGCCATTTCCACCGGCAGATAGCGGTACGACAGCAAGAGCGCGGCGAAGACCGTCGCGCTGTAAGCGACCAGCCGGATTCCGGGCCGATCCCAGCCGCGTGCCTGCGAGCGCAGAGCCGCCTCGACCGTGAGCACGAACACCACGCCGGCAATGAGATCCACGCCGTAGTGGTAGCCGAATCCCAGCGTCGCGCCGAGCGTGGCGATCAGCCAGAACACGCCGGCGAAGCGCAGAATTCGCGGCCCCTTGCGGGAATGAATGAAGATCGTGGTGGCCCATGCGGTGTGCAGGCTGGGCATGCAATTGCGCGGGGTGAGCCGGTCGTACGGCATCGCGTGCGGGGTGTCGAGCGGTGGCGGCACGTCCGGCCACAGGTTGGCCAACGCCCAGTGTCCACCGCCGGTGCCGAAGGCGCCGGTGCCGTAGGCGAAGATCGGTCCGACCACAGGGAAGATCATGTAGATGCCCGGCCCGAGGAGGCCGATCACCAGGAAGGTGCGCACCAGATGGTGGCTCGGGAAGCGGCGTTCGACCGCCACGTTGCGCAGCTGGTACAGCGCGATGACGACCGCGGCCACCGCGAGCTGAACGTAGACGAAGTCGAGAACATGGGCGCCGACCGGACCGGTGGCCCTGACCATCCGGCCGACCAGCCACGACGGGTTGCCCAGCGCGTGATCGGCGGTTGCCACATACGGGTCGAGCACCGCAGGGCGGGTCTTCGCCGTGATGAGCAGCCAGGTGTCGCCGGTCTTGCGGCCGGCCACCAGCAGCAGGCCCAGCCCGACGCCCTTCAGTAGCAGGGCGCGTTCCCGGCCGGTGCGGCGTGTGAAGGCGATGACCGCACAGCCCAGCATCACCCACAGCGCGCCGTTGCCGAAGGGGTGGCCGTCGGTCGTCTTGACGTCGAACACCCACCGCACCAGCACCAGGACGACGTCGATGCCGATCGCGGCACCGATCGCGATGAGCCGCTGCCGCCGGGTGAGCACCACCATCATCAACGCCATACTGGCGTACAACAGAAATCCCGATTTAGGGGCAAATATCACCTCTCGCGCCTGGCTGGTGATCGGCCCCGGCAGGCCGTACCGGCGCGCGGCGATCTCCAGCGCGATGAGGAATCCGAGCGTCACCACGCCTGCCATGGCCCACAGGGCATGTCTGCGTCTTGTTCGGGAAAATGCCCGCGATGATATAGGTATCAATTGTGGTGTTTTGGTTGATTTGAGATCTATCGGCGGAATAGATTGCTTATTGTGTCGAATGGCATTGTTTTCCGTCCCGGAAAGGGCGGCGGGGTCGATCGTTCTTGAGTTCGAGCATGTTATCCGAGGAAAAATCCCGTGCCGATACCTTGGCCGGGATTCAGACTGCGGCAATGAAGGGAGACGGCATTCCCCGCGTGGCCGTTCCGATCTCGGTGCGCCGTGCGCAGCTCAATGCCGTTGCCGCAGGTCCGGACGCAGCGAAACGGGCCCTCGGTGAGCTGACCGAGGGCCCGTTCCTCTGTGTTCATGTCGGGGCGGAGGGAGCCGGTCGAGGCCGCGTCGGATCAGCCCTCGGCCTTGGCCACGCCGATCGGGCAGGACACCCCGGTCCCGCCGATCCCGCAGTACCCGGCCGGGTTCTTGTCCAGGTACTGCTGGTGATACCCCTCCGCCGGGTAGAACGCCCGGCCCTCCGCCGGAAGGACCTCCGTCGTGATCGTGCCGTGGCCGGAGCCCGTAAGGACCTGCTGGTACGACGCGCGGGAGGCCTCGGCCGTCTTGGCCTGGTCCGGGGTGTGGGTGTAGATCGCGGAGCGGTACTGGGTGCCGACGTCGTTGCCCTGGCGGAAGCCCTGGGTGGGGTCGTGGGACTCCCAGAAGGTCTTCAGCAGGCGCTCGTACGAGATCACGCTCGGGTCGAAGAC contains the following coding sequences:
- a CDS encoding SRPBCC family protein, producing MGGTSSRSVVVERRIAAGQGPVWESLTDLRGMEHVLSGVTHVEVITEGAFGVGTRWRETRRMFGREATEEMWVTASEPPECFVVEAESHGTHYVSEWLLRPDGPSATTVRMTFTAVASGGATRLLARILGGVGARAVSKAVAKDLDDIASAVEGRSR
- a CDS encoding phosphatase PAP2 family protein; this translates as MAGVVTLGFLIALEIAARRYGLPGPITSQAREVIFAPKSGFLLYASMALMMVVLTRRQRLIAIGAAIGIDVVLVLVRWVFDVKTTDGHPFGNGALWVMLGCAVIAFTRRTGRERALLLKGVGLGLLLVAGRKTGDTWLLITAKTRPAVLDPYVATADHALGNPSWLVGRMVRATGPVGAHVLDFVYVQLAVAAVVIALYQLRNVAVERRFPSHHLVRTFLVIGLLGPGIYMIFPVVGPIFAYGTGAFGTGGGHWALANLWPDVPPPLDTPHAMPYDRLTPRNCMPSLHTAWATTIFIHSRKGPRILRFAGVFWLIATLGATLGFGYHYGVDLIAGVVFVLTVEAALRSQARGWDRPGIRLVAYSATVFAALLLSYRYLPVEMAAHPWVFGPLLILAMISVIYGYVRTTTTWEPKTAPAPRPEPQPELV
- the msrA gene encoding peptide-methionine (S)-S-oxide reductase MsrA produces the protein MLFGRTPVLPTPEQALQGRAEPAFTVPDRHTVLGNPLLGPYPEGLEVADFGLGCFWGAERKFWQLPAGVWTTLVGYQGGHTENPTYEEVCSGLTGHTEAVRVVFDPSVISYERLLKTFWESHDPTQGFRQGNDVGTQYRSAIYTHTPDQAKTAEASRASYQQVLTGSGHGTITTEVLPAEGRAFYPAEGYHQQYLDKNPAGYCGIGGTGVSCPIGVAKAEG